The Bos indicus isolate NIAB-ARS_2022 breed Sahiwal x Tharparkar chromosome X, NIAB-ARS_B.indTharparkar_mat_pri_1.0, whole genome shotgun sequence genome has a window encoding:
- the LOC139181118 gene encoding melanoma-associated antigen B17-like, whose product MPRKHKNKQHARGKCHQVQGDTQEVQASAAAAPEEECTSCPSSAPQGSPPSSPAAADHQELQGAMAPSSPVAEASWAGSEEGAQGPEEESAYAARAALLARSIRKDPLMRKASLVMDFLLERYTKKEPITQSGMLEIIGRKYKQHFPEILSRASERVELVFGLELKEVDCNKNIYTLVNKFSLGVEEGSSDEEELPKSGLLMALLGIIFMKGNRATEEEIWDFLNVLGIYAGKKHSIFGEPRKLITKDLVQKGYLNYRQVPNSVPPGYEFLWGPRAYAETTKMKVLEVLAKIQDKVPSSFPDLYDEALRDQVERAALRGVARIPIMAEASAPTRAKSYSSSHI is encoded by the coding sequence ATGCCTCGGAAGCACAAAAACAAGCAACATGCCCGTGGGAAATGCCACCAGGTCCAGGGGGACACTCAGGAGGTCCAGGCCAGTGCTGCTGCAGCCCCAGAAGAGGAGTGCACATCCTGCCCCTCTTCTGCCCCTCAGGGTTCTCCTCCGAGCTCCCCTGCTGCTGCCGATCACCAGGAGCTTCAGGGAGCCATGGCCCCTAGCTCTCCTGTTGCAGAGGCTTCCTGGGCAGGATCTGAGGAAGGTGCCCAGGGCCCCGAGGAGGAAAGTGCATATGCCGCCCGGGCAGCCCTGCTCGCTCGGAGCATTCGCAAAGATCCTCTGATGAGGAAGGCCAGCTTGGTGATGGATTTCCTGCTGGAGAGGTACACCAAGAAGGAACCCATCACACAGAGTGGCATGCTGGAGATCATAGGCAGGAAGTACAAGCAGCACTTCCCTGAGATCCTGAGCAGAGCCTCTGAGCGAGTGGAGCTGGTGTTTGGCCTGGAGCTGAAGGAAGTCGACTGCAACAAGAACATCTACACCCTCGTCAACAAGTTCAGTCTCGGGGTTGAGGAAGGTTCAAGTGATGAGGAGGAGCTGCCCAAGTCTGGTCTCCTCATGGCGCTCCTGGGCATCATCTTCATGAAGGGTAACCGTGCCACCGAGGAGGAAATCTGGGATTTCCTCAATGTGTTGGGGATCTATGCTGGGAAGAAGCACTCCATCTTTGGGGAGCCCAGAAAGCTCATCACCAAAGATCTGGTGCAGAAGGGGTACCTCAACTACCGCCAGGTGCCCAATAGTGTCCCTCCAGGCTACGAGTTCCTGTGGGGCCCGAGAGCTTATGCTGAGACCACTAAGATGAAGGTGTTGGAAGTTCTGGCCAAGATCCAGGATAAGGTCCCGAGTTCCTTCCCAGATCTCTATGATGAGGCTCTGAGAGATCAGGTGGAGAGAGCAGCGCTGAGAGGTGTGGCCAGGATTCCAATAATGGCTGAAGCCAGTGCCCCTACCAGGGCCAAGTCCTACAGCTCCTCCCACATCTAG